The Shewanella mesophila genome contains the following window.
TGGTTATTTAGAGACACCCAAGGCTTATCTGAAGTCGGCTTAACCAAAGCCACCATAGAGAAGCTCGTCACCACCCCAGTATATGGCACTGTGGCCACTATCTTGTTTTTCGCCATCGGCGGCGCTCCACTGGTACTCGGCGCACGAATGATAAAACAGCTCGAATATTGCTGGCCATCAATCAATCCACAATATCGAAGCTTTGGTAAACCCACATATTACTTAAGCTACGCCCTCTATTTCCTGCCGACACAGTTATGGAACTTCACCTTAGCCATACAAGGCGGCCCCCGGACATTGATGCTAATGCTCAGGCCAACTAAGAGCCGTTATCCAATCAACAACCATATCGCGACCTGTGAAATTGCCGCGCATGTGCTGCATATAGAGCTAGGTGGGCCAATAAAGTTTGCCGATACTAAGGTTTCTGTCGAGAAAGTAGGTAAAAGCCAAAAACCAGATGCATCTCACCTCCTCCCCGCCCTAAAACTGGTCCGAATGGGAAATACTATTTGGGTTTTGAGTGTTATCTTAATTCCCGTTATTTGGGCCTTATTACGCTACCTCAAAACCGCAGCGCTATAGTTTTTAGTCGAACGACGGTCTCCATAGAGGATTGGGCTAGACAAGCGACAACGGATTGGTATTATGCGATTCTAGCGGTAACATACTGACACAATAGGCATAACGATTTTGTTTGATAATCTTCATATTTCACTGACAACCCCGGCGCTACTTTTCCCTGCAATTTCATTGCTATTACTTGCCTACACCAATCGCTTTTTCTCGCTAGCGGCGTTAATCCGTAACCTTAGTAGTCAGGGAACGCCAATTCATAGTGGACAACTTAAAAATCTCCGCCAACGCATCGTTATCATTCGGCGCATGCAAGAAGCGGGTGTATCTAGCTTCGCCCTATGTGTGTTGTGCATGATTTTTATCTATATTGGTTTTAACAAGACAGGGTCTCTCATCTTTGGCTCAAGCCTACTGCTCCTGCTTTATTCTCTGTTGCTATCCGTCATTGAAATTCGGATCTCGGTCGATGCGCTTAATTTTCACTTAAAAGAGCTCGATCAATGAGAGAGTGGCTCTATTTTTTTGACTTATGTGGTACCGCAGTATTTGCCCTATCAGGCGCACTGGCAGCAGGACGTCATCGAATGGACCCTTTTGGGGTGATTGTTCTCGCCTCGGTAACCGCGATTGGCGGCGGCAGTATTCGTGACGCCCTCTTAGGAACCACGCCAGTATTTTGGATCCGCGACCCCAATTACATCATAGTCATTCTCGCTACTGTGTTGTTAACGTTTATCTTTATTCGCAAGCCCAAGAAGATGCCACAATATACTCTGCCCGTGGCGGATGCTTTAGGTTTAGCATTATTTACCGTTATTGGTGCAGAAAAGGCGCTCAATCTCGGACTCGGCGGTATGATTGCTGTGGTAATGGGCTTGATAACTGGCGTCGGAGGCGGCATTATTCGAGACTTACTCTGTCGCCAAGTCCCGATGATTTTACGTACCGAAATTTATGCTACCGCATCAATATTCGGCGGGATAATTTATACCTTGGCATTAAGCCTAGGCGCCGCCAATAAGGCTGCATTCGCGGTCGCTATGATTAGCGCTCTGGCCATTAGGTTAGCGGCGATTAAATGGCACTTAAGACTCCCCGCTTTTGATTTGAAGAAAACATAAGATGATCAGGTATTTTTTATATAGCTTACTGGCACTAACCCCTCTATTTGCGCAGGCAAATCCTGGTGATATGCCAAAAGAACAGCAGATGGCTGTCAAGTATATTCAAGCCCTTACCGATCACGACTACCGCACTCTAGGATCATTTTATAATCGCGACAGTATCTTTATCGATCGCACCGCCAGTAAAAAATACACAGGTAGACGCGATATCTTAGAATTTTTCGAGCGCGCTCATCGCGGCGTACTCGAATATGATTTCAATATTGAACACATGTATAACTCAGGCTCATTGGTGATCATGATAGGTAACTACCACTATCGTGGCCCAGGAAGTCTATTTGGTAAGCCAGGGAAAGTGATTGAACTTGCGATACCAGGGGTAACAACAGTAAAACTGGATCTAGCCAACCACCGCGTGACCCAGCATGAAGACCTAATGGATTATCAAACCATGCAAGATCAACTCGCAACGCAGTAAGTTTCGAGCAAAGAGCATAAGTGTTCCAGACACAAGGCTAATTTCTACCCATCCATGGGAAATTGACATAAGTGTTCCAGACACAAAAAAGGTCTGCATGGCAGACCTTTTTTATATTGCTTAGCTTTACTCTGAGCCAAGTACTCTAGACCAAAGCGATTTAAACCAAAGTGATTTTGGCAAACTTACGCTTGCCCACTTGGAATACCCCGCTAGCCCCTGCAGTTAACTGCAGGCGAGTATCTTCAATCTTAACGCCATCAATCTTAGCAGCGCCTTGCTTTATCATTCGCATTGCATCAGAAGTTGAACCGACAAGGCCCGCCTCTTTTAACACGTTAGCGATCGCAATCCCTTCACCGGCAACAAGCTCAACCTCTTCGATATCTTCAGGTAGAGCGCCTTTTTGGAAGCGGTTAATAAACTCTTGGTGAGCGGCTTCAGCTGCGGCTTCATCATGAAAACGCGCGATGATCTCTTTCGCCAGTAAGATCTTAACATCTCTAGGGTTAGTACCTTGAGTCACATCCTCTTTTAACTGAGCAATTTCAGTAAGTGGACGGAATGATAAGAGATCGAAATAACGCCACATCAAATCATCAGAAATTGACATGATTTTACCGAACATTTCACTCGCTGGCTCGCTAACACCGATATAGTTGTGTGCCGACTTCGACATCTTCTTGACGCCATCAAGGCCTTCGAGCAGCGGCATCATAATAACCGTCTGAGGCTTTTGTCCCGCCGATTTTTGCAGTTCACGGCCCATCAGCAAGTTAAACTTCTGATCCGTACCACCAAGTTCTACGTCAGACTCTAGCGCTACCGAGTCATAACCTTGCAAGAGTGGATACATAAACTCATGAATCGCGATAGATTGACCCGAAGCATAACGCTTCTTAAAGTCATCACGCTCCATCATACGAGCAACCGTTTGCTGAGAAGCTAAGCGGATCATCCCCGCCGCGCCTAGCGGCTCTAGCCAGCTAGAGTTAAACTCGATGCGCGTCTTAGCAGGATCAAGGATCTTGTACACCTGCTCTTTATAGGTCTCGGCATTCGCCAGAACTTGTTCACGGGTCAATGGAGGACGAGTGCTATTTTTACCGCTTGGATCGCCAACCATACCGGTGAAATCACCAATCAAGAAGATCACTTCATGACCCAGTTCTTGGAAGGTTCTCATCTTATTCAAAATAACGGTATGGCCAAGATGAATATCTGGCGCAGTGGGATCGGCCCCCAACTTAATGCGCAGAGGACGACCCTCTTTGAGTTTTTCAAGCAGATCCGCTTCGAGAAGGATCTCGTCGGTACCACGTTTAATTTCTGCTAATGCTTGGTCTAAATCAGCCATCTTGGCAGCTACTCCTGAGAGCCTATAGGTAAATACTGGGCACTAATGTTACTTGTTAGCCAGCACAAATGAAAGGGTGTACACTAACAGGATGGGCTTAAGTGTAAGAAATTGGTATCGGAGTCAATGGGAAAGGTAATAACACTCTTAAAATTGTTACCCAGATTACATCAAATTATATTGAGTATCTTAGTGGTGATCACCTTAATGGTGGTATTTTTACCATCTGACGATGCTCAGGCTTCCCGTTCTACAAACAGCGCGCTATCGGGATCTGTGACCTTCTCTGACGAAGGTAAAGCGATAATCCCCAATGCCCAAGCGTATCCCGTCCCATTAGCCTTCAGAACACCTGAGCCGCCAAGCGCCGCTGAAATAGCCCAAGACGCAAGTAAGGCTAACCAAGTCGATTTAACCCAAACTGCACTATCATCTCCCGCCATTGATAATGAAGAAGACACTGTTGAAGCTGCTGAACACAAAGAACAATTTATCGTTCGTAGTGGCGACACCTTAGCTGCACTGTTTAAGCGTGCAGGACTTAGCGCGCGCGACGTATATGAGATCACCCAACTGCCCAAAGCCAAAAAGAACCTGTTAAAAATCATGCCGGGCGAAGAGATAGAGATCGTTAAAAATGAGGCGGGTGAACTCACTAAGGTGCATTACCATCTCGACCCCATCTCGACACTCATTATCAGTAAGCAAAGCAGTGGCTATAGCGAAGCGGTCGAGACCAAACAAGTAGAAAGCCGTACTAAATTTGCAGCGGCAACCATTAGTAGTAACTTTTGGAATGCTGGCGTTAGCGCAGGCTTAACACCAAACCAGATCATGCAGTTAGCGACCATCTTTGGCTGGGACATCGACTTTGCCCTAGACCTAAGACAGGGAGATAACTTCGCCATCTTGTTCGAAGAGGAGTACGCCGACGGCGAGTTTTTACGTAACGGCAATATTCTTGCCGCTGAATTTATTAACCAAGGCGATAAGTACACCGCAGTGCGTTATAAAGACGGCAGCTACTACTCGGCGGAAGGACGCAGCATGCGTAAGGCCTTCTTACGCTCACCTGTTGATTTTAAATATGTAAGCTCAAGCTTCAATCCACGCCGCCTTCATCCCGTTACTGGGCAAGTCAAAGCCCACCGAGGCGTCGACTATGTCGCCGCGGTCGGCACACCGATTAAAGCGGCGGGTAAAGGCAGAGTAATTAAATCGGGTTACAATCAATACAATGGCAACTATGTATTTATTAAGCACAATGAAACCTATACCACTAAATACCTTCACCTTAAAAAGCGCAAAGTAAAGCAAGGACAAACGGTCAAACAGGGCCAAGTGATCGGCACGTTAGGCTCAACAGGTCGGGTTACTGGCGCACATCTTCACTATGAATTTATCGTCAATGGGGTTCATCGCAATCCGCGAACGGTAAAACTACCGCAGTCGTTACCAATCGACAAAAAAGAGAAGCAGCAATTTCTCGCGCTTAGCCAGCAATTAATGACTAAACTTGAACAGCAACAACAAGTTCAGCTTGCCGCTCAATAGGATCGACTAATGACTTCAAAATACTATATCGGCTTAATGTCGGGTACCAGCATGGATGGTGTTGACGCCGTTCTAGTCGATTTCAGCGACGACAAGATAGCCCTAGTCGCTAGCCATACCGAAGCACTGCCTAAACACCTGCTGAGTGGCTTACAGCGTTTATGTAAGTCAGGCAACGATGAAATTAATCGGGTTGGCACCTTAGATCGAAGTGTCGGCAAATTATTTGCCCAAGCGGTTAATGGATTAATCGACAAAGCGGAAATAGACAAAAGGCAGGTGATTGCCATTGGCAGTCATGGTCAAACAATAAGGCACATGCCAAATCTAGAGATGGGATTTACCTTACAAATAGGCGATCCCAATACTATAGCGGCGTTGACAGGTATCGATGTGATAGCCGATTTCAGACGAAAGGATATCGCCCTTGGTGGCCAAGGAGCACCTTTAGTGCCCGCATTCCACCAGCAGCTATTTGCCAAAACGGGCACCAAAAGGATGATATTAAATATTGGTGGCATCTCTAACATCACCTATCTGCCTGGTGATGCAACTGCGGTTATCGGATTTGATAATGGCCCTGGCAACACCTTAATCGATGCTTGGATGAAGCAGGTTAACGGTGAGCCCTATGATAAAGATGGTGAATGGGCGGCCAGTGGAACCACAAACCAACAACTCTTAGAGCAGATGTTATCCCACTCCTATTTCTCTTTAAGTGCACCCAAGAGCACAGGTAGAGAACTGTTTAATCAAGCTTGGATGGAGCAACAAACCGCCGACTTTGGTTACATGAATGAAGCCGATATTCAATCGACCCTGCTCGATCTAACCTGTCACAGCATCGCTAATGATTGCCTAAAACTCACCGATAGCGCCGAGCTTTATGTCTGTGGCGGCGGCGCCTTTAATAAAGAGCTGCTGCGCCGCATAACCCTACTGCTGCCACATTATACGGTGAACACCTCAACGGCCCTAGGGGTTAACCCTCAATGGGTCGAAGGCATCGCCTTTGCTTGGCTTGCCATGCGCCATAAACATGGACTGCCAGGCAACTTGCCAGCGGTAACGGGCGCCTCAAGAGAGGCAGTGCTTGGTGGATTCTTCCCTGCGGGCTAAACATCTACCCCGCTCCCATGACATAGTTTATTCAACGCAAACGGCTTAGATCACTGTCATATCTGTTGTCTTGTTGATTGATAAAAAAGTTTCACTTTTCATCTAGTCGATAGGCGTTAAAGTGCAAGTAGTACGATTAACAATATTCTCACAATACAAGGAATCGTTTTATGAATATGACACAGAAAATGACTGCTGAATTTATTGGCACACTCTGGTTAGTGCTAGGGGGATGCGGTAGCGCAGTGTTAGCCGCGGCGTTCCCAGATGTAGGGATCGGCCTACTTGGCGTTTCATTTGCCTTTGGTTTAACGGTATTAACTATGGCCTATGCAGTGGGTCATATCTCAGGTTGCCATCTTAATCCAGCGGTATCCTTTGGTCTTTGGGCTGGTGGTCGCTTTCCCGCCAATGAACTCTTGCCGTACATTACCGCTCAAGTTGCTGGCGGTATTGCTGGCGCAGGTATTATTTACTTAATCGCATCGGGTAATCCCGACTTTAACCTCGCAGATGGCTTCGCATCCAATGGATTTGGTGACCACTCCCCAGGTGGTTATACCATGGCAGCCGCATTAATCTGTGAGGTTGTCATGACATTGTTTTTCCTATTAATTATCTTAGGCGCCACAGATCCTCGAGCTCCTTCTGGTTTTGCTCCTATCGCTATCGGTTTAGGCCTAACACTTATCCACTTAATCAGTATTCCAGTCACAAACACCTCGGTAAATCCGGCTCGCAGCACGGGCCCAGCCTTATTTGTCGGCGATTGGGCTATGTCTCAGCTATGGTTATTCTGGGTCGCGCCTATCGCTGGGGCCATCCTTGCAGGACTGATTTACAAAGTATTTAATGCGAAACAGTAACGATAAACGCCTCAAAAAAATACGCCAATATGTCAAAACATGTTGGCGTTTCACCAATAAAGCCTCACGACAAAATCCTCTATACTGCGGCCTAACAAATGTTATCATTGTAGCCAATCGGCCTAGCCATTAAAACTGAAGAGTAAACCATGACTAAAAGTGCAAAAGATGCCAGCAACATGACGCCCGAAGCGCGTTACGACTACCTCGTTGAACAAGCCAAAACTCACAAGACATTGTGGACACTGCAAGATTTAGATGGTTGCGTGATGTTAACCACCGAAGATGAAGATTGCATCCCTATGTGGCCATGTGAAGAGACCGCTAAGATGTGGGCCGTTGAAGATTGGGCTGACTGCACGCCGCTGGCGATCCCGCTAGATGAATGGTTAGAGCGTTGGGTTGCCGGTATGCAAGATGACGATCTATTTGTCGCTGTATTCCCTGTACAAGAAGATCTCGGTGTCGTTATCCCGCCTTATGAATTAGAGCAACGCCTAACGCCAAAGCAACGCCACTAATTTTCATCAAAAAGGGAGTAACACGTGTCGTCATCAATACCGTCAGACAAGCAAGCAGCACCAAAAGCCGCTGATAAAACCAAGTTACCTAAACGCTTATTAGCCTTGCTACTTTTCTTAGGCATCGCCTCGATAAGTGGATTGATGGCGAAACAAGGGGTACTGTTTTGTATATTGACGCTGTTGATGGTGATCGCTGTATTGGGCCGCCAAAAAGCAGGCTTATACATGCTCAGAGGTTATACGGTGATCCAGTTAGGACTCGTTTGTCTATTACCGGTGATTTTATACGACCCAGGAAATCTAGTTGCGGGTCCATCGACCTTCCAGCTTGGTGAGTTACAAGGACAAATACCCGATTCCATCGTATTTAGCGTGTTGATCTTACTATCTATCTTACAAGTGTGGGTCGCCTTTACTCCCAAAGTGAAAGCCTATTGTCATATCAAAACCAATATGAACATTATGCGATAAGCATTAGCTTTAACGCTCGCGATACAAAAAAAGCCAGCTATGCTGGCTTTTTTTATCTAACTCATCAATCAAGCTTATACCGAGAAACTCGCGCCACAGCCACACGTTGTGGTGGCATTAGGGTTTTTCACGAAGAAACGCGACCCTTCAAGGCCCGAAGTATAATCGACTTCGCCACCCACTAGGTATTGCAGACTCATGGGATCAACCACTAACTGAACACCTTGTTTTTCCACGGTGAAGTCACCTTCATTTACCTTCTCATCGAATGTAAAGCCGTACTGAAAACCTGAGCAGCCACCACCAGTTACATATACACGTAACTTAAGCGCATCATTTTGCTCTTCGTCCAACAAGGTTTTTACCTTTGAAGCTGCCGCGTCGGTAAAACGGATTGGCATTGTATCTTCAACTTGTTCAGTCATTACTACCTCTTACATCGGTTTGCTGAGCGGAATTATCCGATACCTGACCATTTTGTTCAAGTAATAGTCGTGGCTCAGGTGAAATCAGTGATGAAGCCGATTCATCGTCATGGTTTTCTGGCAATGCTTGAGGCGATGTGGCATCACTCTCAGGGGCAATTATATCATCTTGAGAAGGTGCTAAGCCTTGCTTCAACGCATTTTCATTCACCTCATCGCCGCCAACCTCTTCGAGGATTGATTCAGTTCTATTTAACAATTCTTGAACCGTAAATGCCTGCTCCGCCGATGCGCCTTTACTCCAACGACTCGAGGGTACCGTAACCTTAGCCTCCACTCTCGATAGCTCAAATCCATCGGGAAACTGCACCACAGTTTCTAGACTCTGAAAATACCTAAAACTAAAGTTAAATTTATCCTCGGTTAAGTCACCCAATGATAATTTGGCCACCTTACCCTGTTGAAGTCCGATAAAGAGAAGATCGGCTTTGCCTTTTAACGCTTGCTTGCGCTTTTGCAATTGAGTGAGTACTAACTTAACTCGATATTGATTAGTAAGCAGACTCGGACTCATCTCCAGCTCGTGAATCGCTACTCCATCGGCTTGATGTTCAGGTGCCATTATACTGCGATAAAATGCCAGTTCACGATCCAGCTCTTTCTGCTTCTGATGCTGCTCTAAAAACATCTGCTGCATATTGTTGTTTGCTTCACGCTCGAGCGACAGCTCTAAATTACGAGATGCGAGTACCTCAGCTTGTGCTTTTAACGCCTGACTAAGCTCAGCTTCCCGAGCATTAGATGGATTAGCAATAACTTGATGCTGAGACGACCAAATATCCCACGTTAAGACGCCAGTAAAAAATGCCACTAAGATTAGCAACAACAGATAAACGCTCGAAGGTCTAATTTTTCGCTCAATGACTTGCATGCGATCGACCCAGCGATGATAATTTGGCATTAAGTATTAGCCCCTTATAAAAAAATCTTAACTCTATTTGAGTACAACAATGGTTTATCCGGAAGGTTACTGTGCAGCTAAAAATTAATAGCGTCATTAAGCAATGCCAGAAATACCTCAATACCGATCTCAAAGATAAGCTATCACAAGCCCAGATCAGTGTGCAGCTTTGTGGTCTCGCGCTCGCTTTTGCTCTCGTGGCATCGGCGGTGATAATACTATTTCGCCTGCTATTACTCGGATTAAACACTTTCACCCAAACTCAAGAGTGGGATTTTACTGGCAACTTTGGTGACTGGCGAGTGCTATTGCCACTTTTAGGGGCGATATTAATCTGGATCGTGGCGATTTTGGGATCTAAACGGTACAAGCGCATGGGAATCGCCTATGTCATGCACCGCATGAAATTGCATTATGGCAAGATCCCTCTGCAATCTGCACCAGGGCAATTTTTCCAAGCATTGTTTGCATTAGCGACCAACTTCTCTGTGGGACGCGAAGGCCCTGCCATACATCTCGGTGCGGTCAGTGCCAGTGTTATGGCTGAGAAATTCAAATTGCCAGACAACAGCGTACGTATCATGTGCGCTAGCGGCATCGCCGCCGGAATCGCCGCCATCTTTAACGCCCCCTTAGCGGCGGTTATCTTTGTATTTGAGGTGGTCCTTAGAGAATACAAAGTCCATTACTTCTTCCCTATCATGCTCTCGGCCATTTGTGGCGCAGTTACCAGCCAGCTAGTGTTTGGTAATGTTCATGAATATGAGCAGATTGGTATCAACCATATTCCCTTGTCTCAATACCCTATTTTACTTGTCTGTGGCGTCACACTTGGCTGTATCGCGGCGTTATTTAATCACACGCTTCTGCAAGTCACCGACAAGGGGCAGCAGTGGCCCTTGATCTATCGCCTGTTATTAGCTGGCGGTATCACGACTATCATTGGCGTATTTCTGCCGCAAGCATTAGGCAGTGGTGACCTTGCTATCACCCATGCCATAAGCGACAACCCAAGCTTGCTTTTATTGATAGGCCTTTTGGTCGGTAAAATCGTCGCCACCATTGCCGCTATAGGGCTTGGTATTCCTGGCGGGATCATAGGCCCGTTATTTGGTATCGGCGCGTTAATTGGTGCCATTTTGGCCGTGGTAAGTGCCTTTTTCTTTCCGTCGGTGACCCCTTATGTGGGTCTCTATACCATTATCGGCATGACCGCCATGATGGGCGTTTGCCTAAGTGCTCCCTTAGCTGCACTCGTGGCATTACTTGAACTGACTAACAATGCATCAATTATTTTACCTTCGATGTTTGTCACCATCCCTGCATTTTTGATCGCTCACCAAGCCTTCAATACTAAATCACTGTTTTACCGCCAAATGGATATTATGGGGCTCGATTATAAGATCTCTTCCGTTAAACTAGGACTCCAGAAAAAAGGCGTGAGAGCCGTTATGGATAAACGCTTTGTTATTGTCAAAGACAATAATGAGTTGCTACTCGAAGTATTGAAACGCGCCGAAGGTCGCTCTGTGTTGGTGCAAAACAACCTAGGCGAAATGGAGATGCTACAGCTAGAGCTTCAGATAGTGGATGATATGAGCACCTTAACCCGTCATCCAATCCAAGGTCTGGCCGATACCAGCACGCTAAAAGAAGTTTATGAGGTACTATCGAGAGAAAGACGAGGAGAAGTGTTTATCTATCAAGGTAGCATCGACAAGGTAGTGGGTGTGATTAGCTGGGCAATGCTGCAAAAAGAGATTAACTCTGGGCAGATATAATGCGCCTTATCTGTCTCATCATAGTCAATTGAGTAAACGCGATTCACAGCTTAAATTTGCCAATCAACCCGCTGGCGTATGATTCCACTGTACTGGCAGTTCTGCTATAGTGCCGTCTCGAACATTTAGCAACTTATTGCCATATTTAATGGCTATTTGACCGCAATGACGTTATCCGTAGACTAGCCCAAAAGCACACGTAGCGGATTAGTCTAAAGACGTTTTAAGATATCGCAAGTACGCTTGAGCTTGAGCAGGGTGTTGATGAGCCATGTTGCTGCGCGGTTTAACGGTAAAATGGTTATTCAGTATGGCGTAAGGCTTATTTAGCCTAACGCCCTGACAATACCAAACTATGTGATCGATGACATTGAAAATGCTGAGCATAAGATCACAATTACAACTCGACTCGCAGGAAATTTAGACCAGCCTGATATACTCTAGCTGACACGAATTTAATAAGTGCGTTTTCCTTCATAAGAAGGTGTTAGTGGTAAGTGCAGCATTCACCACAATATTTTACGCAGCGTGACAAATACAGTGAAAGTGTCCCCGCTATCCAGAGGCCATTGAGAGCGGGATAATAAATAAGAAATGACTCGAGTAGTCATAGATACTCAACCGTTTCTATACGAGCGGGTAACGAACTCTTAATTTCCATGGCACTGTTCACTCATGCTGTTAGCACTGATATTGGCAATTGATTCACAACTTGAACAATACCAAGGCCCAATTAATTGATATTCACAAAAAGCCAGTTTTAATCTGGCGACTGACTTTAAGGATATAGAATGACCCGTTCTGAAACCCTATTTGAACAGGCTAAAAAAACCATCCCTGGTGGCGTTAACTCACCTGTACGTGCCTTTAACGGTGTTGGTGGTTCCCCCCTCTTTATCGAAAAAGCT
Protein-coding sequences here:
- a CDS encoding DUF2721 domain-containing protein, with product MFDNLHISLTTPALLFPAISLLLLAYTNRFFSLAALIRNLSSQGTPIHSGQLKNLRQRIVIIRRMQEAGVSSFALCVLCMIFIYIGFNKTGSLIFGSSLLLLLYSLLLSVIEIRISVDALNFHLKELDQ
- a CDS encoding peptidoglycan DD-metalloendopeptidase family protein; translation: MGKVITLLKLLPRLHQIILSILVVITLMVVFLPSDDAQASRSTNSALSGSVTFSDEGKAIIPNAQAYPVPLAFRTPEPPSAAEIAQDASKANQVDLTQTALSSPAIDNEEDTVEAAEHKEQFIVRSGDTLAALFKRAGLSARDVYEITQLPKAKKNLLKIMPGEEIEIVKNEAGELTKVHYHLDPISTLIISKQSSGYSEAVETKQVESRTKFAAATISSNFWNAGVSAGLTPNQIMQLATIFGWDIDFALDLRQGDNFAILFEEEYADGEFLRNGNILAAEFINQGDKYTAVRYKDGSYYSAEGRSMRKAFLRSPVDFKYVSSSFNPRRLHPVTGQVKAHRGVDYVAAVGTPIKAAGKGRVIKSGYNQYNGNYVFIKHNETYTTKYLHLKKRKVKQGQTVKQGQVIGTLGSTGRVTGAHLHYEFIVNGVHRNPRTVKLPQSLPIDKKEKQQFLALSQQLMTKLEQQQQVQLAAQ
- a CDS encoding DUF2750 domain-containing protein codes for the protein MTKSAKDASNMTPEARYDYLVEQAKTHKTLWTLQDLDGCVMLTTEDEDCIPMWPCEETAKMWAVEDWADCTPLAIPLDEWLERWVAGMQDDDLFVAVFPVQEDLGVVIPPYELEQRLTPKQRH
- the erpA gene encoding iron-sulfur cluster insertion protein ErpA — its product is MTEQVEDTMPIRFTDAAASKVKTLLDEEQNDALKLRVYVTGGGCSGFQYGFTFDEKVNEGDFTVEKQGVQLVVDPMSLQYLVGGEVDYTSGLEGSRFFVKNPNATTTCGCGASFSV
- a CDS encoding nuclear transport factor 2 family protein; the protein is MIRYFLYSLLALTPLFAQANPGDMPKEQQMAVKYIQALTDHDYRTLGSFYNRDSIFIDRTASKKYTGRRDILEFFERAHRGVLEYDFNIEHMYNSGSLVIMIGNYHYRGPGSLFGKPGKVIELAIPGVTTVKLDLANHRVTQHEDLMDYQTMQDQLATQ
- a CDS encoding anhydro-N-acetylmuramic acid kinase, with translation MTSKYYIGLMSGTSMDGVDAVLVDFSDDKIALVASHTEALPKHLLSGLQRLCKSGNDEINRVGTLDRSVGKLFAQAVNGLIDKAEIDKRQVIAIGSHGQTIRHMPNLEMGFTLQIGDPNTIAALTGIDVIADFRRKDIALGGQGAPLVPAFHQQLFAKTGTKRMILNIGGISNITYLPGDATAVIGFDNGPGNTLIDAWMKQVNGEPYDKDGEWAASGTTNQQLLEQMLSHSYFSLSAPKSTGRELFNQAWMEQQTADFGYMNEADIQSTLLDLTCHSIANDCLKLTDSAELYVCGGGAFNKELLRRITLLLPHYTVNTSTALGVNPQWVEGIAFAWLAMRHKHGLPGNLPAVTGASREAVLGGFFPAG
- a CDS encoding trimeric intracellular cation channel family protein, with the translated sequence MREWLYFFDLCGTAVFALSGALAAGRHRMDPFGVIVLASVTAIGGGSIRDALLGTTPVFWIRDPNYIIVILATVLLTFIFIRKPKKMPQYTLPVADALGLALFTVIGAEKALNLGLGGMIAVVMGLITGVGGGIIRDLLCRQVPMILRTEIYATASIFGGIIYTLALSLGAANKAAFAVAMISALAIRLAAIKWHLRLPAFDLKKT
- the tyrS gene encoding tyrosine--tRNA ligase encodes the protein MADLDQALAEIKRGTDEILLEADLLEKLKEGRPLRIKLGADPTAPDIHLGHTVILNKMRTFQELGHEVIFLIGDFTGMVGDPSGKNSTRPPLTREQVLANAETYKEQVYKILDPAKTRIEFNSSWLEPLGAAGMIRLASQQTVARMMERDDFKKRYASGQSIAIHEFMYPLLQGYDSVALESDVELGGTDQKFNLLMGRELQKSAGQKPQTVIMMPLLEGLDGVKKMSKSAHNYIGVSEPASEMFGKIMSISDDLMWRYFDLLSFRPLTEIAQLKEDVTQGTNPRDVKILLAKEIIARFHDEAAAEAAHQEFINRFQKGALPEDIEEVELVAGEGIAIANVLKEAGLVGSTSDAMRMIKQGAAKIDGVKIEDTRLQLTAGASGVFQVGKRKFAKITLV
- a CDS encoding DUF6776 family protein, with protein sequence MPNYHRWVDRMQVIERKIRPSSVYLLLLILVAFFTGVLTWDIWSSQHQVIANPSNAREAELSQALKAQAEVLASRNLELSLEREANNNMQQMFLEQHQKQKELDRELAFYRSIMAPEHQADGVAIHELEMSPSLLTNQYRVKLVLTQLQKRKQALKGKADLLFIGLQQGKVAKLSLGDLTEDKFNFSFRYFQSLETVVQFPDGFELSRVEAKVTVPSSRWSKGASAEQAFTVQELLNRTESILEEVGGDEVNENALKQGLAPSQDDIIAPESDATSPQALPENHDDESASSLISPEPRLLLEQNGQVSDNSAQQTDVRGSND
- a CDS encoding cobalamin biosynthesis protein CobD/CbiB, which gives rise to MLPDFTQQLLNDSSLYQGALILLVSILLAKMAPLPREAQAFYWYSHLARSLSAKVNRKGRTSSQQKTAGFLAIVLLVVPFWLITTFLINLAAFPWFFEFIILYLCLCDEQFYKVAEETAQVLRQDNRPRARALLKHWLFRDTQGLSEVGLTKATIEKLVTTPVYGTVATILFFAIGGAPLVLGARMIKQLEYCWPSINPQYRSFGKPTYYLSYALYFLPTQLWNFTLAIQGGPRTLMLMLRPTKSRYPINNHIATCEIAAHVLHIELGGPIKFADTKVSVEKVGKSQKPDASHLLPALKLVRMGNTIWVLSVILIPVIWALLRYLKTAAL
- the aqpZ gene encoding aquaporin Z, which encodes MNMTQKMTAEFIGTLWLVLGGCGSAVLAAAFPDVGIGLLGVSFAFGLTVLTMAYAVGHISGCHLNPAVSFGLWAGGRFPANELLPYITAQVAGGIAGAGIIYLIASGNPDFNLADGFASNGFGDHSPGGYTMAAALICEVVMTLFFLLIILGATDPRAPSGFAPIAIGLGLTLIHLISIPVTNTSVNPARSTGPALFVGDWAMSQLWLFWVAPIAGAILAGLIYKVFNAKQ